From a region of the Mycolicibacterium sp. MU0050 genome:
- a CDS encoding Panacea domain-containing protein has translation MLTADQVASVIIARNVKPWTDAMSLQKLLYYAQAWHLAVTGEPLFDEQFKAYKDGPVVPQVRHTRMEQSSRKRSEQDLTGIELDELSSNLLDLVIASYGSMSAEELSALTHAERPWLEARGDLPADASGNTPLSPESMARFYRAHRSLAGRTAADLAAGGVYVRDTSVSDAIDIDSLLGALDDVDTADDDSPWGGANLVAPRSSDRPRRSHRVRC, from the coding sequence ATGCTGACCGCAGACCAAGTCGCGAGCGTGATCATCGCTCGCAACGTGAAGCCGTGGACCGACGCCATGTCGTTGCAGAAGCTGCTCTACTACGCGCAGGCATGGCATCTGGCCGTTACTGGTGAGCCGCTGTTCGACGAGCAGTTCAAGGCGTACAAGGACGGGCCGGTGGTCCCGCAGGTGCGTCACACTCGGATGGAGCAGTCCAGCCGCAAGCGCAGCGAGCAGGATCTCACCGGCATCGAGCTCGACGAGCTCAGCTCGAACCTGCTGGACTTGGTGATCGCGAGCTACGGGTCGATGTCCGCTGAGGAACTCAGCGCACTCACCCACGCCGAGCGGCCGTGGCTGGAGGCGCGCGGTGACCTCCCCGCCGACGCCTCTGGCAACACACCACTGTCACCGGAGTCAATGGCGCGGTTCTACCGTGCTCACCGATCTCTGGCCGGTCGAACTGCCGCCGATCTCGCCGCGGGCGGTGTGTACGTTCGCGACACGAGCGTCAGCGATGCGATCGACATCGACTCGCTGCTCGGTGCGCTGGACGACGTTGACACCGCAGACGATGACTCTCCGTGGGGTGGCGCGAACCTCGTTGCTCCTCGTAGCAGTGATCGCCCCCGCCGGTCCCATCGGGTCCGCTGCTGA
- a CDS encoding helix-turn-helix domain-containing protein, whose translation MEPGHDQLLTIPEAIERLRISRTHFFRLKRQGVIVGMRLGCRTLIPSREIQRLIDERYRPPKGGG comes from the coding sequence ATGGAACCAGGCCACGACCAGTTGCTCACGATCCCCGAAGCGATCGAACGGTTGCGCATCAGCCGAACCCACTTCTTCCGACTGAAGAGGCAGGGCGTCATTGTCGGGATGCGCCTCGGCTGCCGGACGCTGATCCCCAGCCGGGAGATTCAGAGATTGATCGACGAGCGGTATCGGCCGCCGAAGGGCGGCGGGTAG
- a CDS encoding helix-turn-helix transcriptional regulator — translation MGDDEQQWVPKRVTTADAAAGAVLRRVRERAGLTLDQAAEASRISKAVLSRTERGERPARVTELLPLAAAYDMTAAELAAAIAADPAVQAAAMQ, via the coding sequence GTGGGTGACGACGAACAGCAGTGGGTTCCGAAGCGAGTCACGACGGCAGACGCTGCCGCCGGCGCAGTGTTACGACGGGTACGTGAACGCGCCGGGCTGACACTCGATCAGGCCGCCGAGGCGAGCAGGATCAGCAAGGCGGTCCTGAGTCGGACGGAGCGGGGTGAGCGGCCGGCACGGGTCACCGAACTCCTTCCCCTCGCCGCGGCGTACGACATGACGGCCGCCGAGCTCGCCGCCGCGATCGCGGCCGACCCCGCGGTACAGGCCGCGGCGATGCAGTAG